From a single Stackebrandtia endophytica genomic region:
- a CDS encoding (2,3-dihydroxybenzoyl)adenylate synthase — protein sequence MPFTPWPDDIAERYRREGIWSGAGLADMLADHAKSRPEGIAVVDVTGRLSYAELADRVEAAAARLLTVGLEPGDIAVVQSHNGIDYLVVLFALLRLGVVPVCALPAHREAEIGYFCRHTDAAAYLHPGEPVHEGIAASVRGTVPVIMTIELAAAPGTSTVELPPRPVGGELALLQLSGGSTGVPKLIPRTHDDYLYSVRIAAEVCELDQSTVYLCALPVAHNFPLSSPGILGVLWAGGTVVMAADPSPDTCFRLIDDTGVTMTALVPALALVWLRAARQRDWKPQSLRVLQVGGARLDAAAAAEVFPVLGARVQQVFGMAEGLVCYTRYDDDDELNHTTQGRPASQWDEVRVVDDDDQPVAAGVPGHLLTRGPYTIRGYYRAPAHNEVAFTVDGFYRTGDLVRQGPSGHLTVTGRVKDQINRGGEKIAATEIEERLRRHPGIADAAVIAIPDPDLGERACAVCVADGGDVTAKQVRGFLRGQGIAAYKIPDLVRFVEQLPKTPVGKVDKQRLAAGFAR from the coding sequence ATGCCGTTCACGCCGTGGCCTGATGACATCGCCGAGCGGTACCGTCGCGAAGGGATCTGGAGTGGAGCGGGTTTGGCCGACATGCTGGCCGATCACGCGAAGAGCCGACCGGAGGGTATCGCCGTCGTCGACGTGACCGGCCGGCTCAGTTATGCCGAACTCGCCGACCGGGTTGAAGCCGCCGCCGCGCGGCTGCTGACAGTAGGGCTCGAACCGGGTGACATCGCGGTGGTCCAGTCGCACAACGGCATCGACTATCTCGTCGTCCTGTTCGCGCTTCTGCGGCTGGGCGTGGTTCCGGTGTGTGCGCTGCCCGCCCATCGGGAAGCCGAGATCGGTTACTTCTGCCGTCACACCGATGCGGCCGCCTATCTGCATCCCGGTGAACCGGTGCACGAGGGCATCGCCGCGTCGGTTCGCGGGACGGTCCCGGTGATCATGACGATCGAGCTGGCCGCCGCACCCGGGACGTCGACGGTGGAGCTGCCGCCGCGACCGGTCGGCGGCGAATTGGCGCTGTTGCAACTGTCGGGCGGTTCCACCGGTGTGCCGAAGCTGATCCCCCGCACGCACGACGACTACCTCTACAGTGTCCGCATCGCCGCCGAGGTCTGCGAACTGGATCAGTCCACCGTGTACCTGTGTGCGCTACCGGTCGCGCACAACTTCCCGCTGTCGTCGCCGGGGATCCTTGGAGTTCTGTGGGCGGGTGGGACAGTCGTCATGGCCGCCGATCCCAGTCCTGACACGTGTTTCCGGCTCATCGACGACACCGGGGTCACGATGACCGCGTTGGTCCCGGCGCTGGCCCTGGTGTGGTTGCGGGCGGCGCGACAACGTGACTGGAAGCCGCAGTCGCTGCGGGTGCTGCAGGTGGGTGGTGCCCGGTTGGACGCGGCTGCCGCCGCCGAGGTCTTCCCAGTGCTGGGCGCCCGCGTCCAACAGGTGTTCGGGATGGCCGAGGGCCTGGTCTGCTATACCCGCTACGACGACGATGACGAGCTCAACCACACCACCCAGGGCCGTCCGGCCTCCCAGTGGGACGAGGTTCGTGTCGTCGACGATGACGATCAACCGGTCGCGGCGGGTGTGCCGGGTCATCTGTTGACGCGCGGCCCCTACACGATTCGCGGCTATTACCGGGCTCCGGCGCACAACGAGGTCGCGTTCACCGTGGACGGTTTCTACCGCACCGGGGATCTGGTCCGGCAGGGCCCTTCGGGGCACCTCACCGTCACCGGGCGCGTCAAGGATCAGATCAATCGCGGCGGCGAGAAGATCGCCGCCACCGAGATCGAGGAGCGACTGCGGCGGCATCCGGGGATCGCCGACGCGGCGGTCATCGCGATTCCCGACCCCGACCTCGGGGAGCGTGCCTGCGCAGTGTGCGTCGCCGACGGTGGCGACGTCACCGCCAAACAGGTGCGCGGTTTCCTTCGCGGACAGGGCATCGCGGCTTACAAGATCCCCGACCTGGTGCGTTTCGTCGAGCAACTGCCCAAAACCCCGGTCGGGAAGGTCGATAAGCAGCGACTTGCCGCCGGCTTCGCCCGTTAA
- a CDS encoding isochorismate synthase, which translates to MHLVDEYDADTGFFFGTSTRSLLTGGRAVVLPARGALAADRAVRVLGALDGDQILVGAVPFADDEPAQLIVPEWHRWGPALPAQPEPPAARTVVPSFEPPPQHYRDAVAQALRRIDTTELSKVVLARSVRIDLSEPITVPALLRQLRHRQGNGFVFGCALAGGGNLVGGSPELLVQRDGDVVTAHPLAGSRPRTGDPDIDRRSTTELLASHKDRREHALVVDDIARALTPYCTELSAPPAPTVVGTPTMLHLGTRITGRLRSPAPSSLALAAALHPTPAVCGTPTATAKATISQLEGFDRGFYAGMVGWCDGGGNGQWAVTIRCAELTESSARLFAGAGIVAGSEPEAELAETGAKLATMLTALGADLAEEGQHAVHAVA; encoded by the coding sequence ATGCACCTTGTGGACGAATATGACGCGGATACCGGGTTTTTCTTCGGTACCTCGACGCGCTCACTGCTGACCGGTGGCCGCGCGGTCGTGTTGCCGGCGCGCGGGGCTCTGGCCGCCGATCGCGCCGTCCGAGTGCTCGGGGCACTGGACGGCGACCAGATCCTGGTCGGGGCGGTCCCGTTCGCCGACGACGAACCGGCGCAACTCATCGTGCCGGAGTGGCATCGGTGGGGTCCGGCGCTACCCGCGCAGCCCGAGCCGCCGGCTGCTCGGACCGTCGTCCCGTCGTTCGAACCGCCACCGCAGCACTATCGGGACGCGGTGGCTCAAGCGCTGCGACGGATCGACACCACGGAATTGTCCAAAGTGGTTCTGGCGCGCAGCGTCCGCATCGACCTGTCCGAGCCGATCACGGTCCCCGCGCTGTTGCGGCAACTGCGACACCGGCAGGGCAACGGGTTCGTCTTCGGTTGCGCGCTGGCCGGGGGCGGCAATCTCGTCGGTGGCAGCCCCGAGCTGCTGGTGCAGCGTGACGGGGACGTGGTCACCGCCCACCCGTTGGCCGGGTCGCGTCCGCGCACCGGAGACCCCGACATCGACCGTCGCAGCACCACGGAACTGCTGGCCTCGCATAAGGATCGTCGGGAACACGCCCTGGTCGTCGACGACATCGCCCGCGCGTTGACGCCGTACTGCACCGAGCTGTCGGCACCGCCGGCACCCACGGTGGTCGGTACTCCAACGATGCTGCATCTGGGAACCCGGATCACCGGGCGGCTGCGGTCACCAGCGCCCTCGTCGCTGGCGTTGGCGGCGGCCCTGCACCCCACTCCCGCGGTGTGTGGAACACCCACCGCGACCGCTAAGGCCACGATCTCCCAGTTGGAGGGGTTCGACCGGGGTTTCTATGCCGGAATGGTCGGCTGGTGCGACGGGGGCGGAAACGGCCAGTGGGCGGTGACGATCCGCTGTGCCGAGCTCACCGAATCGTCGGCTCGATTGTTCGCCGGTGCGGGAATCGTCGCCGGTTCGGAACCGGAGGCCGAGCTGGCCGAGACCGGCGCGAAGCTGGCGACCATGTTGACCGCTTTGGGTGCCGACCTCGCCGAGGAGGGGCAGCATGCCGTTCACGCCGTGGCCTGA